One window of the Rufibacter radiotolerans genome contains the following:
- the nifJ gene encoding pyruvate:ferredoxin (flavodoxin) oxidoreductase has protein sequence MMKKDFPKLICDANEAVAIIAHKTNEVCAIYPITPASPMGEHVDVYSANKKKNIWGNIPRIVEMQSEGGAAGAVHGSLQAGALTTTFTASQGLLLMIPNMFKIAGELLPSVIHVAARTVATHALSIFGDHSDVMAARQTGYAMLFAGSVQEAMDFALISQVATFHSRVPFLNIFDGFRTSHEISKIDSIPDEVIKAMMPEEKVMDHRNRSLDPDHPVIRGTSQNPDVFFQAREAANLYYDRVPSIVQDVMDEFYGHTGRKYELFDYVGHPEAERVIIIMGSGEGAAWETVQSLTAQGEKVGVLFVRLYRPFSIQHFMDKLPATVTKVAVLDRTKEPGSTGEPLYLDVVTAFAESDREMPLIIGGRYGLSSKEFNPSMVKAVYDELLKSKPKNHFTIGINDDVSFTSLTYDPAFKAEKTTINCLFYGLGADGTVGANKNSIKIIGETTDNYVQGYFVYDSKKAGSQTVSHLRFGKEPIHSTYLIEEADFIACHQFNFVEKYDLLRKIKPGGTFLLNSPYSKEEVWEQLPQHLQEKIVENHLEFYVVDATKVAQAANLGKRTNTVLQTCFFAVSGVLPKEEAIQKIKDAIVKSYSHKGDKVVKMNFDAVDASLESLQKVDYPAMITNNRQLKPMMSGNSSAFVKEVLGKILAGTGDELPVSAFPIDGTFPTGTSQFEKRGIADFIPVWDDASLCSQCNKCVVICPHAAIRAKVVSNGELLGAPASLKTVPAKGRPFNEATESYILQVSPEDCTGCDLCVAVCPVESKEIPNTKAINMHRKLEVDVNENLHWDYFTNLPEYNRKELQLSNVKGSQFLEPLFEFSGACSGCGETPYVKLLTQLYGDSILIANATGCSSIYGGNLPTTPYKTNACGRGPAWANSLFEDNAEFGLGMRLALTKKQEIAVSLLKAVEPLVGSDLVADILNNPEVTETEKSQKLADIERLKVALDGVGDNPDVVKLRHFTEHLRKKAVWILGGDGWAYDIGSGGVDHIMASGEDINIIVLDTEVYSNTGGQKSKSTPLGASAKFAVAGKKSSKKSLALQAISYENVYVAQVAIGAKDLQTLKAIEEAAAYPGPSLIIAYSHCVEHGYELKHGVSQQEKAVETGYWPLFRFDPSKPKGSRFRLDSKAPSAPVSEFMYKETRFTRVVKEDAALGAELLQRAQEEVESKWEKLDFLKNS, from the coding sequence ATGATGAAAAAAGATTTCCCAAAACTGATTTGCGACGCTAATGAGGCGGTAGCCATTATAGCTCACAAAACCAATGAAGTTTGCGCTATATACCCCATTACACCGGCTTCCCCCATGGGGGAGCATGTGGATGTTTACAGCGCCAATAAAAAGAAAAACATTTGGGGGAATATCCCCCGGATTGTGGAAATGCAGAGTGAAGGGGGCGCCGCGGGTGCGGTCCACGGGTCTTTGCAGGCGGGGGCCTTGACCACCACCTTCACGGCCTCTCAGGGGCTGTTGCTGATGATCCCCAACATGTTCAAGATAGCGGGTGAGCTTTTGCCTTCTGTGATCCATGTGGCCGCCAGAACCGTTGCCACCCACGCGCTCTCCATCTTCGGCGACCATTCAGATGTGATGGCGGCCCGGCAGACAGGCTATGCCATGCTGTTTGCAGGGTCTGTGCAGGAAGCCATGGATTTTGCCCTGATCTCACAGGTAGCCACGTTCCACTCCAGGGTACCCTTCCTCAATATATTTGACGGTTTCCGCACCTCCCATGAAATCTCCAAGATTGACAGCATTCCAGATGAGGTGATCAAAGCCATGATGCCCGAGGAGAAGGTGATGGACCACCGCAACCGGTCTCTGGACCCAGACCACCCCGTGATCAGGGGTACCTCCCAGAACCCAGATGTCTTCTTCCAGGCCCGCGAGGCCGCAAATCTCTATTATGACCGTGTACCCAGCATTGTGCAGGACGTCATGGACGAGTTCTATGGCCACACCGGCCGTAAATATGAGCTCTTTGATTATGTGGGCCACCCGGAGGCCGAAAGGGTCATTATTATCATGGGTTCCGGCGAAGGCGCGGCCTGGGAAACGGTACAATCCTTAACCGCCCAGGGCGAGAAGGTAGGCGTGCTGTTTGTGCGCCTGTACCGGCCTTTCTCCATCCAGCATTTCATGGATAAACTGCCGGCTACCGTGACTAAAGTAGCAGTGCTAGACCGCACCAAAGAGCCCGGTAGCACCGGTGAGCCGCTGTACCTGGATGTGGTGACCGCCTTTGCGGAAAGCGACCGCGAGATGCCTTTGATCATTGGGGGCAGGTACGGCTTATCTTCTAAAGAATTCAACCCGTCCATGGTGAAAGCCGTGTATGATGAGCTGTTAAAAAGCAAGCCCAAAAACCACTTCACTATTGGCATTAATGATGATGTAAGCTTCACCAGCTTAACCTATGACCCTGCGTTCAAAGCCGAGAAAACCACCATTAACTGTCTGTTCTATGGCTTAGGAGCAGACGGAACGGTAGGGGCCAACAAGAACTCCATCAAGATTATTGGCGAAACCACCGATAATTACGTGCAGGGGTACTTTGTGTATGACTCTAAAAAAGCCGGGTCACAGACCGTTTCGCACTTGCGTTTCGGGAAGGAGCCAATCCATTCTACTTACTTAATAGAGGAGGCAGATTTCATTGCCTGCCACCAATTCAATTTTGTTGAGAAGTATGACCTCCTCCGGAAGATAAAACCTGGGGGAACGTTCCTGCTCAATTCACCTTATTCTAAGGAAGAGGTTTGGGAGCAATTGCCGCAGCATCTGCAGGAAAAGATTGTAGAGAATCATCTTGAGTTTTATGTGGTAGATGCCACCAAAGTGGCGCAGGCGGCCAACCTGGGCAAGCGAACCAATACGGTGCTGCAAACCTGTTTCTTTGCCGTCTCTGGGGTATTGCCCAAAGAGGAGGCCATCCAGAAAATCAAGGACGCCATTGTGAAATCTTACTCCCACAAAGGGGATAAGGTGGTGAAAATGAACTTTGACGCGGTAGATGCCTCTTTGGAGAGCCTGCAGAAAGTAGACTACCCGGCCATGATCACCAACAATCGGCAGTTAAAGCCCATGATGTCTGGCAACAGCAGCGCCTTTGTGAAAGAGGTACTGGGCAAGATTCTGGCCGGAACCGGTGATGAGCTTCCGGTGAGTGCCTTCCCGATAGACGGAACGTTCCCGACCGGTACCTCGCAGTTTGAGAAACGCGGCATCGCAGACTTTATTCCGGTATGGGATGACGCCAGCCTGTGTTCGCAGTGTAACAAGTGCGTGGTCATCTGTCCGCATGCTGCTATCAGGGCCAAGGTGGTGTCTAACGGGGAACTGCTGGGAGCGCCCGCCTCACTCAAAACCGTGCCTGCCAAAGGCCGACCCTTCAATGAGGCAACAGAGTCCTACATCTTGCAGGTATCTCCGGAAGACTGTACCGGCTGTGACTTGTGCGTGGCGGTTTGTCCGGTAGAGAGCAAGGAAATCCCCAATACCAAGGCGATCAACATGCACCGGAAGCTGGAAGTAGACGTGAACGAAAACCTGCACTGGGATTATTTCACCAACCTACCCGAGTATAACCGCAAAGAACTGCAGCTCTCTAACGTGAAGGGCTCACAGTTCCTGGAGCCCTTGTTTGAGTTCTCAGGGGCCTGCTCCGGCTGCGGCGAGACGCCTTATGTGAAACTGCTGACCCAGCTCTACGGTGACAGTATCTTGATTGCCAACGCCACCGGCTGCTCCTCTATCTACGGCGGTAACCTGCCCACCACGCCTTACAAAACAAATGCGTGCGGGCGCGGACCTGCCTGGGCAAATTCCCTCTTTGAGGACAATGCCGAGTTTGGTCTGGGCATGAGACTGGCGCTTACCAAGAAACAGGAGATTGCGGTAAGCCTGCTCAAAGCAGTGGAGCCCCTGGTGGGCAGTGATCTGGTAGCCGATATCCTCAATAATCCAGAGGTTACCGAGACGGAGAAAAGCCAGAAGCTGGCGGATATTGAGCGGCTCAAAGTTGCTCTGGATGGGGTAGGGGATAACCCCGATGTAGTGAAACTTCGGCACTTCACAGAGCACCTCCGCAAAAAAGCGGTCTGGATCCTGGGCGGCGACGGCTGGGCCTATGACATTGGTTCTGGCGGGGTAGACCACATCATGGCCTCCGGCGAAGACATCAATATCATTGTGCTGGATACCGAGGTGTACTCCAATACCGGCGGGCAGAAATCTAAATCTACGCCGCTGGGGGCTAGCGCCAAGTTTGCGGTAGCGGGTAAGAAAAGCAGCAAGAAAAGCCTGGCGCTGCAAGCCATCTCTTATGAGAATGTGTATGTAGCGCAGGTGGCCATTGGGGCCAAAGACCTGCAGACGCTAAAGGCCATTGAAGAAGCTGCTGCGTATCCGGGCCCATCGCTGATCATTGCCTACTCCCACTGCGTGGAGCACGGCTATGAGCTCAAGCACGGGGTGTCACAGCAGGAGAAAGCGGTAGAGACCGGTTACTGGCCACTCTTCAGATTTGACCCATCCAAACCCAAAGGCAGCAGGTTCAGGTTAGACTCCAAAGCACCTTCTGCGCCGGTAAGTGAGTTCATGTACAAAGAAACCCGCTTTACCCGTGTGGTAAAAGAGGATGCTGCCTTAGGAGCAGAGCTGCTGCAACGTGCCCAGGAAGAGGTGGAGTCTAAATGGGAGAAACTTGATTTTCTGAAGAATTCATAA
- a CDS encoding YgaP family membrane protein produces MKKNMGNLDRIIRSSVAAGAVALIATHKVRGGAALALGTMATVFALTSSVGHCPAYAATHVSTNPDLPEAHQFNLAI; encoded by the coding sequence ATGAAAAAGAATATGGGAAACCTGGACCGCATTATCAGGTCCTCAGTGGCGGCAGGTGCCGTCGCCTTGATTGCCACCCATAAGGTGCGCGGGGGAGCCGCCCTGGCCTTAGGGACGATGGCCACCGTGTTTGCACTCACCAGTTCCGTGGGCCATTGCCCGGCGTATGCGGCTACGCACGTCAGCACTAACCCAGACCTGCCAGAGGCGCACCAGTTCAACCTGGCTATTTAG
- a CDS encoding RNA polymerase sigma factor, giving the protein MERVESVAVSGKTQLPDPEVVARVLSGEKDLYALLMRRHNQKLYRAVRSYLKEEQDAEDAMQDTYLLAYQKLHQFRQGSLFSTWLIRIGINVALGKLRERKRYAPASDDTSRQEDLLAIDESNYMNPENMAIRDEVKKLLEKAISSIPDKYRIVYVLREVEGLSLNEVVACLGLSESNVKVRLHRAKALLKESLYHHSIRKEVFKFGTHRCDALVARIMATLP; this is encoded by the coding sequence ATGGAAAGAGTAGAGAGTGTTGCCGTATCGGGTAAAACCCAGCTGCCAGATCCTGAGGTGGTGGCGCGGGTGCTGTCCGGGGAAAAAGACCTGTATGCCCTTTTGATGAGGCGCCACAACCAGAAACTCTACCGGGCGGTGCGCAGCTATCTGAAAGAGGAGCAGGACGCCGAGGATGCCATGCAGGACACCTACCTGCTGGCCTACCAGAAGCTGCACCAGTTCAGGCAAGGCTCCCTCTTCTCTACCTGGCTGATAAGGATAGGCATAAACGTGGCACTGGGAAAACTGCGGGAACGTAAGCGTTACGCCCCGGCTTCAGATGATACCTCCCGGCAGGAAGATCTCTTGGCTATAGATGAATCAAATTATATGAACCCAGAGAACATGGCCATTAGAGACGAAGTAAAGAAGCTATTGGAAAAAGCCATCAGCAGCATTCCTGATAAGTACAGAATTGTGTATGTGCTGCGGGAGGTGGAAGGCCTGAGCCTGAATGAGGTGGTGGCGTGCCTTGGCCTTTCTGAAAGCAATGTGAAAGTACGCCTGCACCGGGCCAAGGCCCTGCTCAAGGAGAGCCTGTACCATCATTCTATCCGCAAAGAGGTCTTTAAGTTTGGCACACACCGTTGTGATGCTCTGGTGGCACGGATAATGGCGACTTTACCTTAA
- a CDS encoding tRNA (5-methylaminomethyl-2-thiouridylate)-methyltransferase — protein MDTLAATTATRTNREEGTTTSRLHTVTTLLKYTYGLVPIVAGLDKFTHLLTNWDKYLAPVVADILPFQAHTFMSIIGVIEIIAGFLVLVKPKIGSLVVALWLVGIAINLLLTGQYFDVAVRDVVMAIGAFSLYLLLDHKD, from the coding sequence ATGGACACATTAGCAGCAACCACCGCAACAAGAACCAACAGGGAAGAGGGCACCACCACCAGCCGTCTGCACACCGTCACCACTTTGCTCAAATACACCTATGGCCTGGTACCCATTGTAGCCGGCCTAGACAAGTTTACGCACCTATTAACCAACTGGGACAAGTACCTGGCGCCGGTAGTGGCAGACATTCTCCCATTCCAGGCCCACACCTTCATGTCCATAATAGGCGTGATTGAGATCATAGCGGGTTTCCTGGTGCTGGTGAAACCTAAGATAGGGTCACTGGTGGTAGCCTTGTGGCTGGTAGGTATAGCCATTAACCTACTCCTGACCGGCCAGTATTTTGACGTGGCGGTTAGGGATGTGGTCATGGCCATAGGCGCCTTCTCCCTTTACCTGCTACTTGACCACAAAGACTAA
- a CDS encoding SMP domain-containing protein — protein sequence MILYKSDCLEIQYHKEYKLIETRWLQFATSNEYRAGLNQYLEAVSRNEVRLWLGDYRLGKVVKLEDQEWAAKDWFTRFLPLSTGIEKMARVQAQDIFSQISSDGMKEKLDIDGLPFQFSEFKYYESAKDWLLEEYR from the coding sequence ATGATTTTGTATAAATCCGATTGTCTTGAAATTCAATACCATAAAGAGTATAAGTTGATTGAGACGCGGTGGCTTCAGTTCGCTACAAGTAATGAATACCGGGCAGGCCTGAACCAATACCTGGAAGCAGTAAGCAGAAATGAAGTTCGCTTATGGCTTGGGGATTACAGGTTGGGTAAAGTTGTGAAGCTGGAAGACCAGGAATGGGCCGCCAAAGACTGGTTCACTAGATTTCTGCCCTTATCCACAGGGATTGAGAAAATGGCCCGCGTGCAGGCCCAGGATATATTCAGCCAGATAAGCTCAGATGGTATGAAGGAAAAACTTGATATTGATGGCCTGCCTTTTCAGTTCAGTGAGTTTAAGTATTATGAAAGCGCCAAGGATTGGCTTTTGGAAGAATACCGATAA
- the yiaK gene encoding 3-dehydro-L-gulonate 2-dehydrogenase: MRIPYSKLKAELQLILEVHGMSRDRAAICAGIFSDNSRDGVYSHGLNRFPTFIQMLKDGLVKPMAEPERIAKNGAMEQWDGQLAPGMYTATLAMDRAIDLAREFGLGAVAVRNTNHWMRGGTYGWQAADAGCIGFCTTNTIANMPPWGGTEPTLGNNPLVLAVPRAKGHVVLDMALSQYSYGKMQEYALKEEELPLAGGYDEYGELSRNPTKIREAERPLPIGYWKGSGLSLVLDVLVASLSGGRTVAQISSEAQEAGVSQFFLCMHTPFLDDQICDQIIEFTKTSAPVKTDGKIRYPGESTLHTRQENEAKGIPVDHAIWEQVRKM, translated from the coding sequence ATGCGCATTCCTTACTCTAAACTGAAAGCCGAACTGCAATTGATTCTGGAAGTCCATGGCATGAGCAGAGACCGGGCCGCTATTTGCGCCGGTATTTTCTCAGACAACAGCCGGGACGGGGTGTATTCCCATGGGCTCAACCGGTTTCCTACGTTTATCCAGATGCTGAAGGACGGGTTGGTAAAACCTATGGCAGAACCTGAGCGGATTGCCAAGAACGGGGCCATGGAACAATGGGACGGCCAGTTGGCCCCGGGCATGTACACCGCCACCCTGGCTATGGACCGGGCCATTGACCTGGCCCGGGAGTTCGGGTTGGGCGCGGTGGCCGTGAGGAACACCAACCACTGGATGCGGGGCGGTACCTATGGCTGGCAGGCCGCCGATGCGGGCTGTATTGGCTTTTGTACTACCAATACCATTGCCAACATGCCTCCCTGGGGTGGCACAGAGCCCACGCTGGGCAATAACCCGCTGGTGTTGGCGGTACCGCGGGCCAAAGGCCACGTGGTCTTAGATATGGCCCTTTCGCAGTATTCCTATGGCAAGATGCAGGAGTATGCTCTCAAAGAAGAGGAGCTGCCCCTGGCCGGCGGCTATGACGAGTACGGAGAATTAAGCCGAAACCCCACCAAAATACGGGAAGCCGAGCGGCCCTTGCCCATCGGGTACTGGAAAGGCTCCGGGCTGTCGCTGGTGCTGGATGTATTGGTGGCCTCGCTTAGCGGCGGACGCACCGTGGCCCAGATTTCCAGTGAGGCGCAGGAGGCCGGGGTTTCACAGTTTTTCCTCTGCATGCACACGCCCTTTTTGGATGACCAGATCTGCGACCAGATTATTGAATTCACCAAAACCAGCGCCCCCGTTAAAACCGATGGCAAAATACGGTACCCCGGCGAGTCTACCCTGCACACCCGCCAAGAGAATGAAGCCAAAGGCATTCCGGTGGACCACGCTATCTGGGAGCAGGTCCGGAAAATGTGA